The following is a genomic window from Equus asinus isolate D_3611 breed Donkey chromosome 3, EquAss-T2T_v2, whole genome shotgun sequence.
GGTTCAAACGTTGCCCTAAATACATTTAATAGGTTCTGGGTTTTCTCCCCCACAGTATCTATGATGAAATTAAAATGCTGAAATGACAGggttcaaaatataaaaagtagtTGAAAGAGGTAAAAACCACAGGTGTTTCTAGCAATTTTCTAATGCAGTCATCAGGTCTGATGCAAATAACATTTAGAAGCTTTGACAAAGGCCACTACAGATCAACGTCTCCCTGCTCAAGCCTGGAGCAGTTAGCCTGTAGAAACAATGCTCCAAAGATCTGATCAGCGTATATTCTATGTAATGACTATTCTTACCCATTAATTGCTATATCTAGCCCTTATctactttctaaaaattttataatcattttctcCCACCACCAACTCCATAAATAGCCATTATTTCAACCTGAACTTCTGCACCCCCTTAACAAGCAAACTACCAACCACAATCAAAATAACAgaacacatttttgttttatctccATTGTACTTCATATATTTGCTAACCCATCCCTTGACCAGAGATAAGCTCCAGAATAGTAGAGACAGATCATGAGAACAGAGATGGCGTTGACATTTCTTACGTAACACCTTCCTCTTTTCCCTGCTTgttcaaagcattttttaaaattgtgttgacaactagaaggacctgcacctaagatatacaactgcgtacagggggatttggggagataaagcagaaaaagaaaaaaaaaaaatgtgttgacagtttttatttctaaacctCTTTATTTGAAAGAAggtaataaaaagggaaaaacaggaaAGCTGCCAGGGAAAGAaatagagagacaaagaagattcaatgaaaagagagaggaggataaAAAGAAAGTTCCTAAGAATCCCTGAGTTCTGAAAGTCTGACGGAAGGTAGACATGGGAGAGGATGAGAAGACGTTTACTTTCGGTTTACATAAACAGTTAATTCATCATGTTGCTTTCCTTCACTGATAGCAAAGGCCTTTAGAAGTTTGGCCTTAAAAAGATGACCAACTTGTAAAATAAGTGTAAGGATGTCAAAGTACTTTTTCCCATGtaaattccaaaataattttttccattatGATTATTTCTATTCTACATTTTTATTCCAAATATCAAATCCTTTCCAAAAAGAACATTTTGTTGCTACAATTGCTTCGGTGGTGCCCTTACCATGGGCTTGGTCTACCCACACATGGGCAGTAAATTAAGTTGCACCAGTGGTTTTCAACTCGTGTTGCACATGAGAATAAACCTTTGGGCTTTGGAAAAAACagggccttggggccggccccgtggccgagtggttaagttcgcatgctccacttcggaggcccagagttttgccggttcagatcctgggcatggagatggcaccgctcatcaggccacggtgaggcggcgtcctacatgccataactggaaggacccacaactaaaatatacaactatatactggggggatctggggagtaaaaaagcagaaaaaaaaaagggttggcaacagttgttagctcaggtgccaatctttttttaaaaaaaaaagaaaaaacagggcCTTAAGCCTCATCTttgatctactgaatcagaatttctatGCTGCAGTCCAGGTATTTCCTATTTTTACACACTATGATTCTGATGCAAAAGCAGGCTCAAGAACCATTGGGCAAGAGAACGCAAACCAAAGCAGAAGACCAAAGCAGTCAAGAACTAAGAGTCTGCTCATTTAACAAAGGGAGCAAAAGAGGGCAGAGGGAAGTCTTCATTCTCAATGGAGTATCTGCAGCAGAAAACAGGTGGGAGATCATATTAGAATCACCAGTGGAGCTTTTTCAAATGACGTCCCTCATCCTCAGAGATGTTAATACCCTCATGGAGAAACATTGAGCTGGAAAATAAAACCTCTAATAGCTGCAATCAAACACAGTCCAGTTGTTAATGAAGGTTCTATTTTAGTCCTACTGAGTCATTTGTTAACGTAAGACCCTGTACTTGCCTATAACTATAATTATGCAACTTGTCATGCTGACAAATCATCTCATCTCGCGGAGCTTTTGGCAAGGACAGTTTGTTActaatgagaattttaaaatttaagactaAGATGTTCTACTGAATGGAGAACTACAGCCTGGAAAGGTGCATATATATGagtttacttgtttttcttctctcattctAGACCTCAGCATTGTCTGTGAAGTCCTGTGAAAGTGACTCCCCATTTCCAGTGCACCCAGGAACTCCTGAGTGCTGTACCAAAGAGGGCCTCGAAAGGAAACTCTGTATGGCTGCCCTGAAGCACCAGCCACAAGAATTTCCAACCTATGTAGAGCCAACAAATGAAGAAATCTGTGAGGCATTCAGGAAAGATCCCAAGGGATTTGCTGAGCAGTAAGCTGCTTTCATCATAAGTAAAACGTCAGGACATAAATTATCAGAAACATGCCTAACCTACCTTCCTACTATACACAAACTCCTCTTCTACAGCAACGTGGACAATTTCCAATAACAAGAATTTGACTGTCACCCAAGACAGCCCACCTCTCTGTCAGTGCTGATTGTTGTAAAAGCCTTTCTCAGACAGATGAAATCAACTTTCCTAAACTCCACCTACTCATCCTCGTTCTATTATCTGAAGCAGAATCAGTTGGATCCCTGTCCACAcgacattttcaaatatttgacagATTTGTGATTCCCCGTATGTTAGGGATCCTTGCCTACTCCATCTGATAGAAATTGTTTTACTGCTGTGCACATTTTAATTCCAGTAAAGTATAAAAGATAGTTTTTGTTCCTACGGTATATCCCCAGAAACAGTTGTCAATGTGATACATTATACCATATAAGTAAACATATTACTTTGACCTTCTTGTTGTTTAACATTCATGAGAAGTCAGATTATATATTGATTATATTAGTCTTGGAAGAtcataaaaaatgaacaaaatttaaaaacctatttATAATAaggcaatacacacacacaagtcaaAAGCAATGTCATTCGAACTGGCTTTAGAACCATGAAATCAAGGTCAGGATTTTATAAAAAGTGGTTAGTTTGCCTTTCCCTATATATTTTCAGAGAGGATTTTGCCCAAGATTTCAGAGTATCTTTTAGGCCCTAGGGGGCTTGTgctccccaaaattaaaaatatttcaacaaataagTAAGCCTATACATAGCAATTGTCTAGAATAGTAAACTGAGATACGTAATGAAAAGTAAATCCATTACATTCATTCTAATTTGTTCTATCAACATTAATAAGCAGCTACCATGGCTATGTACCTAAATGAATAAAGGGACAAATGGACTCTCTTCTCATGTAATCCACATGGAAATTTAGGAAAcaacctattttttttaacaaaagtatTGATTAAAAGTGACTAGTATTATAACCCTTTCTCTAAATCCCTAGTGCTTTTCAGATATTAAAACCATAAACTAATGTAACATGCATCCTTTCTCCATCAAAATCCTCAGGAAAAAGTAGATTGTTTCCCACAAATGTTTTGACCAATCCTGCTTTTTCCCCCCACAGATTTATGTATGAATACTCCATTAATTATGGACAAGCTCCTCTGCCACTTTTAGTCGGTTACACCAAGAGTTATCTCTCTATGGTAGGGTCCTGCTGTACCTCACCAAGCCCAACAGTGTGCTTTTTGAAAGAGGTAGGTGTCATTTTATTACATAGccatgttctatttttttttcttctattaatgCCATTCCTTTTAAATAATGGTAGAAGTTGAGATTGTGGAATCAGTAAAAGTTTCTAAAATgcctcttttgcattttgtcaattggaaaaataaacataatcacCTCTGGGAAAGAAATATCAATAAGTTCCTTTAGTCAGAATTCAATTTTCTAGTGATCAACAATAAAAATCATGATAACAGTCTCTTTCTGCCATCCTGCACACTGCTTTCAATGGTTCTTGACTATCTAATGAGattctcactttttttctagAGACTCCAGACTAAGCATTTATCACTTCTCACCATTATGTCAAATAGACTCTGCTCACAATATGCTGCTTACGGGAAGGAGAAATCAAGGCTCAGGTAAAGATGAAGCACCACCTGCATGTTTAGCTGTTTGATTCTGTACTATCCATCCACAATAATATGATTCTCTAAGAAAATGTTCGTAATAGAAGATATAGACTATAGTCTTAGGCTCCAATAATCCTCAAAAATATGGCCcggttctttcttttctctacacaAAATGTGAATAAGGAAAAAGGCTATGTGTAAAACATGAGATTTGCTTTTAATCGACATTTTCTATATACTCATATGGGAAAACTGGTAGACTACTAGAAATTGTTTCCTCAATATTCATATTACCATATACTgcaaacacaaaagcaaaaataaaccgtTTTTTTTCATCACCTCTTATTTGCTTTGCCCACTTTTTTCTTGGGATGAAACTTCCTGAATTCTTATTTGTTATCTGAAGCTTTGTGCTATGTAGTACATAACCCTTAAGCTTCATGAATTTATTCTAATTACTTAGCTACTTTATTTGTAACCTCCATTTTGATTTTTGTATGGCTACTGTTAactctatattttaattttgacagtTTCTAGGTTTACACTTCTCTCATGTCTCAGACAACTAGATTTGCTAGCtttatattttcagtatttacagtctcttttctttttacactGATCCACAAGCTTTTTTCCTCTAATGGTGATGAAAGAATCTATTTCATGCTAAAATTCCCTAATGGGAATAGAAGCTACTTTCGTGagtcctttaaaaataatcttccaTTAGAACTGCTCAAATACTAAATGCATTTTCTGTTGACCTTccctttagttttccttttacaTTAAGATAGTATAGTTGGCAAGTACAACATAGgaatttataacatatatatatgtatatatacacacacatatatatatatatcttacagGTGGCTTTATAtcttaattattaatttatactGGCGTTGGTGTCCAGGAATTTGATCCAAGGAAATAGCATTGAGTGTGAACAAAGATTTAgctaaaaatattgtttttaaatatgaaaaagttaGGGACTCCTAAATGTCACTAGAATACAGCATACTTAAAtcaattatggtatatccatatgaAACAATGCCATGTAGTTTGTTATAAGTATATcgtaaaagaatatttaatgaaaactacaaaacactgctaaaagaaatcaaagaacatataaatagaaagacattccatgctcatggattagaagaattaatactgttaaaatgtccagactatccaaagcaatctacagattcaatgcaatttctaCCAATAGCCCAATGGCActtttttgcaaaaatagaagaaaaaaatcctaaaattcacatggaacatcAAGGGTCTCTGTATAGGCAAAACAAactcaaaaaagaacaaagtgataAGCCTCACACTTCCTCATtgcaaaacatactacaaagcaacTGTAATCAAGACACTGTGGCACTAGCATGAAAAGagatagatcagtggaacagaatagagaggtcagaaataaacccttatgtATTTGGCCAAAAGATTTTTGGCAAGAGTGCCAagactacacaatggggaaaggacagtctcttcaacaaatggtgctaggaaaattAGATATCCACctgcaaaaaaatgaagttgagCCCTTACTTTACatattaattaattcaaaatggattaaagacctaaacataaagcCTAAAACTatgaactcctagaagaaaacctaggggaaaagcttcaggacgctggacttggcaatgatttcttggaaatGACACCAAAGCATGGACAACAAGagcaaaaaatagacaaatgggactacatcagacttaaattTTGGTGCATTAAAGGAAACAGTCAACTGAATGAAAgggcaactcacagaatgggataAAACATTTGCGAgtcatatatctaacaagggtttaatatccagacTGTATAAGGAAgttctacaactcaacaacaacaacaaaaaactcaattAAAGAGAAttgaatagacagttctccaaaaaatacacataaatggCCAAgtagcatatgaaaagatgctcaacatcactaatcataagagaaatgcaaaccaaaaccataacaagatatcatctcacacccattaggatagccactaccaaaagaacagaaaaaactagtgttggcaaggatgtggagaaattggaatccttgtgcactgttgatgggaatgtaaaatggtgcagccattaacAAAAAAAGTATagatgttcctcaaaaacttaaatacATACATATCCAGAGGAATTCAAAGCAAGATCTCAAAGATATATTTGCACATTTATCTTAAATaaggcattattcacaatagccaagaggtggaatcAACTCACATGTCCACTGaaagatgaatgggtaaagaaagtggtgtatatatacaatagaatattatctggccttaaaaaaatactgtcacATGCTACACTATGGATGAACattgaagacattgtgctaagcaaaataagcagtcacaaaaggacaaatactgtatgatttcactcatacagagtacctaaagtagtcaaaatcatagaaacagaaagtaaaaatggTTGCCAATGGCTGAGGGTTGGGGGAGACAATCAGTGTTTAATGGGTGTAGTGTTTCAGTTTTGCGAGATGAAAAATTCTAGAGACCTGTTTTACAaccatatgaatatatttaaccttaatgaactatacacttaaaaatagttaagacgGCAAACAATATCATGTGCTTTgtcacaatttaaaaagaatatttaacgCTCCAGAACATATTCCTGATATAgtaaatgaaaaaggcaaatatgtGAATAATACAGCAGAGCATAATCCCTTATAAAATACTTAATAACTCGCAAATCTTATAAAATACTTCAGGGTTATATAACATCAAAATTTATTAACTCTGCTCTAGGGCTGTTGGTCTTCATTATTTCTCTTATCTGTAGTTtctaaatgaatttataaaaacatttttaagaagatTATGAGGGGCCACAAAAACACAACATTGGTGTTACATATAATATAGAGATGTTAGTGCTGTCTTTATTGCTGTTTTAGATCTAAGATTTTAAAGGCATCCTTCAACTATGTAGATCTGGCCAgtacagaaaatatgaaaagattcATTAGTGATGACTGAATTTTAAATAGTAGCTTCAGTGCATAGGACCCATCACAGGCAGTTGTTGAGGACAAAGAGTCGAAACTACAGTATTATTCCTCCAGACTGTAATTTCATAATGAAACCAGAAAAACTGAGAATAAGGGTAAGCTAACAATTCATTTTTAACTGTTTAGCCATCTTATAAAATTAGCCCAAAAAGTGCCTACTGCTGATCTGGAGGATGTTTTGCCACTAGCTGAAGATATTACCACAATCCTCTCCAAGTGCTGTGAGTCTACCTCTGAGGACTGCATGGCCAAGGAGGTAAGGGAAGCATCACCATCATGTGCCATGTGCTGAGTGGCAGGCACTCTTTCTATGCTGCTTTTTACATGCATCATCTCAACGAATCCTCACCTGTATCCTGTGACATTTAAATATATTGgtagctccattttacagttgagcaAATAGGTAATTTGGGAGGATCGATAATTTGGGATCAATAATTTGAAGTCACACAACCAGTAAGTGGCAAAGtccacacacaaaacaagaacaAGATTATCTGATTCCCAAGACCTTACCCCACCTGCACAGCCTAATACAGCAGCCACTAGCAATATATGGTCAAGTTTAATAATAATTAGTTAAacgtaaataaaatttaaacttcagTTCTTCAGaaacactagccacatttcaaatgctcaatagcaCTGGACAGTACAGATACAAATCATTTCAACATCACAAAGTTCTATCAGACAATATTGCAACCATTATACTATTAGAAGTTactaatattttttatcttaccTGTTATAACTCAATGGTCATCTCaacctttttaaccatttttcattTACATAATCCTTTCAAGTAGACATGAATTTGAGCAGTTGCTTTAGATCAGGGTCACTCCAAGTCTGTGGACCTCTTTAGAAACTGATATGTTGTGTTGCCTGGTCTTTTTCCATTAAGAATACACATCTGTGTTAATAGGTGTTTTTCTATAACCTGACTTACAGTGGCTAAGTAGGATTATATATCTGTTGCATGCACTGCACCTACCTACACAGATGTACCATATTTTTAACCAATCCTCTATCATTTAGGTTGTTtcagtttttcaatattttaagcgATGCTGCCCTCATGGCTAAATCTTCCCTTCACCCATAATTATTTTCtgagaataaattcttagaagtcaaattgtacattttaaggCTATTAGCACATCTTGACAAATTGCCCTCCAGAAATATTCTACCAATTTACTTTCTAAGAGCGTTCCCACTGACTTTTATGTACACCATGCAAGGGTTTGTAAGCATATGTAAgccttccttatttttttttgttggggggggttgtttgtttttttgggtttttttcttcatttatttatttttggatgtacattataatatattttgaattctgtgtagattacatcatgttcaccacccgaaaactaattacagtccatcccctcacatgtgagcttaataaTGAGACCAACTAGAAAACTAACAATGTACAAACTCACGATTGCTTTTGCAGCTACCTGAATACTCCCTAAAAATTTGTGACAAGTTATCCACAAAGAATTCTAAGTTTCATGACTGTTGTCAAGAGAAAACACCCATGGATGTTTTTGTGTGCACTTACTTCATGCCAGCTGCCCAATCCCCTGAGCTTCCAGACGTTGAGTTGCCCACAAATAAAGATGTTTGTGATAAAGGAAATACCAAACCCATCGATCAGTAAGTAGAGTTGATCCCAGTAAATCTTTTTCTTGACAGTATCAATATTTGCTAGCATTAAACGACAAAgaa
Proteins encoded in this region:
- the GC gene encoding vitamin D-binding protein, which gives rise to MYSRQGASGLAGRKMKRIPVVLLAVAFVHALERGRDYEKDKVCKEFTSLGKDDFTSLSMVLYSRKFPSGTFEQISNLVNEVVSLTQACCAEGADPGCYDNRTSALSVKSCESDSPFPVHPGTPECCTKEGLERKLCMAALKHQPQEFPTYVEPTNEEICEAFRKDPKGFAEQFMYEYSINYGQAPLPLLVGYTKSYLSMVGSCCTSPSPTVCFLKERLQTKHLSLLTIMSNRLCSQYAAYGKEKSRLSHLIKLAQKVPTADLEDVLPLAEDITTILSKCCESTSEDCMAKELPEYSLKICDKLSTKNSKFHDCCQEKTPMDVFVCTYFMPAAQSPELPDVELPTNKDVCDKGNTKPIDQYIFELSARTHIPEVFLSKILDSTLKNLDECCHSEDSTACFNAKGPQLKKELSSFIGKGQELCADYSENTFTEYKKKLAERLRAKSPDAAATELEELVGKRSDFASKCCSINSPPLYCDSEIDAEMKNSP